In the Molothrus aeneus isolate 106 chromosome 28, BPBGC_Maene_1.0, whole genome shotgun sequence genome, one interval contains:
- the LRRC46 gene encoding leucine-rich repeat-containing protein 46 isoform X2, producing MAEQGDALCGAPEEPSPGVTLSDGLIMAHTRSTGPLPTGTVRLDRENISCIGKTRGQERIHSLYLQQNQIEKMENLECFPNLRFLCLAGNRIQRVQNLQGLSQLSLLDLSHNLIQVLDTGGSRDPSRAVLDPIPTLLPQFPRLWGCSAALGGVWGAGILAPSSAPPCFPCSILAEELPRSLRILDLAGNQCTQQEGYRDGVLAALPQLLQLDSQPVQGSAAEEEEGGGSCSSEEEEEEEEEEEELLPVLRAPFTVDRGFLGDVRRELAGRARLRRTLSLEEHRARLQELRERRALLLGPGQGGTARPCAQPCPQGHPGPPPPPLPASSGSSQPPGEALQMETRASGAENGQLSQIP from the exons ATGGCTGAGCAAGGGGACGCCCTTTGTGGGG CTCCCGAGGAGCCGTCCCCAGGAGTGACCCTCAGTGACGGCCTCATCATGGCCCACACCCG CTCCACGGGGCCGCTGCCCACTGGCACCGTCCGCTTGGACCGGGAGAACATCTCCTGCATCGGGAAAACCCGGGGGCAGGAAAGGATCCACAGCCTCTACCTGCAGCAG aacCAAATTGAGAAGATGGAGAATCTGGAGTGTTTTCCCAACCTGAG gttcctgtgcctggctgggaaCCGCATCCAGAGGGTGCAGAACCTgcaggggctgtcccagctgagCCTCCTGGACCTGTCCCACAACCTGATCCAGGTGCTGGAcacaggtgggagcagggacccctccagggctgtcctcgatcccattcccaccctcctgcctcagtttccccggCTGTGGGGGTGCAGTGCTgctttggggggggtttggggagcagggattttggctcccagctcagcccccccATGCTTTCCCTGTTCCAtcctggcagaggagctgccccGCAGCCTCCGGATCCTGGACCTGGCCGGGAACCAGTGCACCCAGCAGGAGGGATAcag GGATGGGgtgctggcagcgctgccccagctcctgcagctggattCCCAGCCCGTGCAGGGAAGCGCGgccgaggaggaggaaggaggaggctcctgcagcagcgaggaggaggaggaggaggaggaggaggaggaggagctgctcccggTGCTCCGGGCTCCCTTCACGGTGGACAGAG GTTTCCTCGGGGACGTGCGCCGGGAGctggcggggcgggcgcggctgCGGCGCACCCTGAGCCTGGAGGAGCACCGGGCCCGGCTGCAGGAGCTGCGGGAGCGCCGGGCGCTGCTGCTGGGCCCGGGGCAGGGCGGCACGGCCCGACCgtgtgcccagccctgtccccaggggcacCCGGGGCCACCGCCGCCACCTCTGCCGGCATCCAGCGGGTCCAGCCAGCCCCCAGGCGAGGCCCTGCAGATGGAGACCCGTGCCAGCGGAGCAGAGAATGGGCAGTTATCCCAAATACCCTGA
- the LRRC46 gene encoding leucine-rich repeat-containing protein 46 isoform X4, protein MENLECFPNLRFLCLAGNRIQRVQNLQGLSQLSLLDLSHNLIQVLDTGGSRDPSRAVLDPIPTLLPQFPRLWGCSAALGGVWGAGILAPSSAPPCFPCSILAEELPRSLRILDLAGNQCTQQEGYRDGVLAALPQLLQLDSQPVQGSAAEEEEGGGSCSSEEEEEEEEEEEELLPVLRAPFTVDRGAGGHRTRGRVPGPAVPRSLQLPSLRAGFLGDVRRELAGRARLRRTLSLEEHRARLQELRERRALLLGPGQGGTARPCAQPCPQGHPGPPPPPLPASSGSSQPPGEALQMETRASGAENGQLSQIP, encoded by the exons ATGGAGAATCTGGAGTGTTTTCCCAACCTGAG gttcctgtgcctggctgggaaCCGCATCCAGAGGGTGCAGAACCTgcaggggctgtcccagctgagCCTCCTGGACCTGTCCCACAACCTGATCCAGGTGCTGGAcacaggtgggagcagggacccctccagggctgtcctcgatcccattcccaccctcctgcctcagtttccccggCTGTGGGGGTGCAGTGCTgctttggggggggtttggggagcagggattttggctcccagctcagcccccccATGCTTTCCCTGTTCCAtcctggcagaggagctgccccGCAGCCTCCGGATCCTGGACCTGGCCGGGAACCAGTGCACCCAGCAGGAGGGATAcag GGATGGGgtgctggcagcgctgccccagctcctgcagctggattCCCAGCCCGTGCAGGGAAGCGCGgccgaggaggaggaaggaggaggctcctgcagcagcgaggaggaggaggaggaggaggaggaggaggaggagctgctcccggTGCTCCGGGCTCCCTTCACGGTGGACAGAGGTGCGGGGGGGCACAGGACACGCGGCCGGGTCCCGGGGCCGGCAGTGCcgcgctctctgcagctgccgTCGCTCCGGGCAGGTTTCCTCGGGGACGTGCGCCGGGAGctggcggggcgggcgcggctgCGGCGCACCCTGAGCCTGGAGGAGCACCGGGCCCGGCTGCAGGAGCTGCGGGAGCGCCGGGCGCTGCTGCTGGGCCCGGGGCAGGGCGGCACGGCCCGACCgtgtgcccagccctgtccccaggggcacCCGGGGCCACCGCCGCCACCTCTGCCGGCATCCAGCGGGTCCAGCCAGCCCCCAGGCGAGGCCCTGCAGATGGAGACCCGTGCCAGCGGAGCAGAGAATGGGCAGTTATCCCAAATACCCTGA
- the LRRC46 gene encoding leucine-rich repeat-containing protein 46 isoform X3: MAEQGDALCGAPEEPSPGVTLSDGLIMAHTRSTGPLPTGTVRLDRENISCIGKTRGQERIHSLYLQQNQIEKMENLECFPNLRFLCLAGNRIQRVQNLQGLSQLSLLDLSHNLIQVLDTEELPRSLRILDLAGNQCTQQEGYRDGVLAALPQLLQLDSQPVQGSAAEEEEGGGSCSSEEEEEEEEEEEELLPVLRAPFTVDRGAGGHRTRGRVPGPAVPRSLQLPSLRAGFLGDVRRELAGRARLRRTLSLEEHRARLQELRERRALLLGPGQGGTARPCAQPCPQGHPGPPPPPLPASSGSSQPPGEALQMETRASGAENGQLSQIP, from the exons ATGGCTGAGCAAGGGGACGCCCTTTGTGGGG CTCCCGAGGAGCCGTCCCCAGGAGTGACCCTCAGTGACGGCCTCATCATGGCCCACACCCG CTCCACGGGGCCGCTGCCCACTGGCACCGTCCGCTTGGACCGGGAGAACATCTCCTGCATCGGGAAAACCCGGGGGCAGGAAAGGATCCACAGCCTCTACCTGCAGCAG aacCAAATTGAGAAGATGGAGAATCTGGAGTGTTTTCCCAACCTGAG gttcctgtgcctggctgggaaCCGCATCCAGAGGGTGCAGAACCTgcaggggctgtcccagctgagCCTCCTGGACCTGTCCCACAACCTGATCCAGGTGCTGGAcacag aggagctgccccGCAGCCTCCGGATCCTGGACCTGGCCGGGAACCAGTGCACCCAGCAGGAGGGATAcag GGATGGGgtgctggcagcgctgccccagctcctgcagctggattCCCAGCCCGTGCAGGGAAGCGCGgccgaggaggaggaaggaggaggctcctgcagcagcgaggaggaggaggaggaggaggaggaggaggaggagctgctcccggTGCTCCGGGCTCCCTTCACGGTGGACAGAGGTGCGGGGGGGCACAGGACACGCGGCCGGGTCCCGGGGCCGGCAGTGCcgcgctctctgcagctgccgTCGCTCCGGGCAGGTTTCCTCGGGGACGTGCGCCGGGAGctggcggggcgggcgcggctgCGGCGCACCCTGAGCCTGGAGGAGCACCGGGCCCGGCTGCAGGAGCTGCGGGAGCGCCGGGCGCTGCTGCTGGGCCCGGGGCAGGGCGGCACGGCCCGACCgtgtgcccagccctgtccccaggggcacCCGGGGCCACCGCCGCCACCTCTGCCGGCATCCAGCGGGTCCAGCCAGCCCCCAGGCGAGGCCCTGCAGATGGAGACCCGTGCCAGCGGAGCAGAGAATGGGCAGTTATCCCAAATACCCTGA
- the SCRN2 gene encoding secernin-2, with protein MAGHGPVPSSCDCFVAMPPHTASPAVIFAKNADRPRDEVQEIVYVPAATHRPGDKVQCTYLQIEQAEHTHAVVLSRPAWLWGAEMGANDCGVCVGNEGVWTREPLGEAEALLGMDLVRLGLERGSSAREALEVMTALLEHHGQGGSCKEEPEPFVYHNTFLLADRNEAWLLETAGRYWAAQRIREGSRNISNQLSIGSEITAEHAGLRERARSQGWWSGHGEFSFARAFSLEKEPPRMEAAKARLRAGRELLQRHAGHITEETLMSILRDKASGICVDSEGFRTAGSMVSVLPRDPALPCVHFLTGTPDPSRSVFKPFVFVAGIKAAPQVRSPSFPQDPARQIPRFRSSVDRRHELYRRHQAALELMERDREWGRQLLGTLQELEQQGLQGMRELLQGTVSPSPQELADLFFDCVEAEMKFYT; from the exons ATGGCGGGGCACGGCCCGGTGCCCTCGTCCTGCGACTGCTTCGTGGCCATGCCCCCGCACACGGCGTCCCCCGCCGTCATCTTCGCCAAGAACGCCGATCGGCCCCGGGACGAGGTGCAGGAGATCGTCTATGTCCCCGCTGCCACCCACCGGCCTGGGGACAAAGTCCAG tgCACGTACCTGCAGATCGAGCAGGCAGAGCACACGCACGCCGTGGTGCTGAGCCGCCCCGCCTGGCTCTGGGGGGCCGAGATGGGCGCCAACGACTGCGGGGTCTGCGTGGGCAACGAGGGCGTGTGGACCCGAGAGCCCCTGGGCGAGGCCGAGGCGCTGCTGGGCATGGACCTGGTGAG gctgggtcTGGAGCGGGGCAGCTCTGCCCGGGAGGCCCTGGAGGTGATGACggccctgctggagcaccaCGGGCAGGGCGGGAGCTGCAAGGAGGAGCCGGAGCCCTTCGTGTACCACAACACCTTCCTGCTGGCCGACCGCAACGAGGCCTGGCTGCTGGAGACCGCGGGGCGCTACTGGGCAGCGCAGCGGATCCGCG agggcagcCGCAACATCTCCAACCAGCTGAGCATCGGCAGCGAGATCACGGCCGAGCACGCGGGGCTGCGGGAGCGGGCACGGAGCCAGGGCTGGTGGAGCGGGCACGGCGAGTTCAGCTTCGCACGGGCGTTCtccctggagaaagagcccccGCGCATGGAGGCTGCCAAGGCACGGCTGAGAgcgggcagggagctgctgcagcggcacgcag GTCACATCACGGAGGAGACGCTGATGTCCATCCTGCGGGACAAGGCCAGCGGGATCTGCGTGGACAGCGAGGGGTTCCGCACGGCGGGCAGCATGGTGTCCGTGCTGCCCCGCGACCCCGCCCTGCCCTGCGTGCACTTCCTCACCGGCACCCCCGACCCCTCCCG ctctgtctTCAAGCCCTTCGTGTTCGTGGCCGGCATCAAGGCGGCGCCGCAGGTGCGATCCCCGAGCTTCCCGCAGGACCCCGCCCGGCAGATCCCGCGGTTCCGGAGCTCCGTGGATCGGCGGCACGAGCTCTACCGGCGGCACCAGGCGGCGCTGGAGCTCATGGAGCGGGACCGG gagtggggccggcagctcctggggacgctgcaggagctggagcagcagggcctgcagggcatgcgggagctgctgcagggcaccgTGAGCCCCAGCCCCCAGGAGCTGGCCGACCTCTTCTTCGACTGCGTGGAGGCCGAGATGAAGTTTTACACCTAA
- the SP6 gene encoding transcription factor Sp6, translating to MLTAVCGSLGSQPSDAPRASPTHLDLQPLQPFQPHGPAAPGAPDFASPLPPPELPLPGPEDAAFAAAAAAYEPHGPPRLELPPDGPAAPGAYAKLLPAAPDMAHPYEPWFRPPHPGAPGEEGGGVNWWELHAGASWMELPPGQGAGLPVPAHPGLPAGLGGYGGAEHQLCAPPAHLLPPPAQHLLAAEGVKALEGPPEPRGAEGEGGGRPKGARRAVPRGGGQAACRCPNCQEAERGGPCPEGAKRKHLHNCHIPGCGKAYAKTSHLKAHLRWHSGDRPFVCNWLFCGKRFTRSDELQRHLQTHTGAKKFSCPVCGRVFMRSDHLGKHMKTHDGGKDGPEPEGKGAGDAAAAKGGKREPEGGTAAPTN from the coding sequence ATGCTGACGGCGGTCTGCGGCTCCCTGGGATCGCAGCCCTCGGACGCGCCCCGCGCCTCCCCGACCCACCTGGACCTGCAGCCGCTGCAGCCCTTCCAGccgcacggccccgccgcgccgggcGCCCCCGACTTCGCctcgccgctgccgccgcccgaGCTGCCGCTGCCGGGGCCCGAGGACGCCGCgttcgccgccgccgccgccgcctacGAGCCCCATGGCCCCCCGAGGTTAGAGCTGCCCCCCgacggccccgccgcgcccggaGCCTACGCCAAGCTGCTGCCGGCCGCCCCGGACATGGCGCATCCCTACGAGCCCTGGTTTCGGCCCCCGCACCCCGGAGCCCCCGGCGAGGAGGGCGGAGGCGTCAACTGGTGGGAGCTGCACGCCGGGGCCAGCTGGATGGAGCTGCCGCCGGGGCAGGGCGCGGGGCTGCCGGTGCCCGCGCACCCCGGGCTGCCCGCGGGGCTGGGCGGGTACGGCGGGGCCGAGCACCAGCTCTGCGCGCCCCCCGCCCACCTGCTGCCCCCGCCCGCGCAGCACCTGCTGGCGGCCGAGGGGGTGAAGGCGCTGGAGGGGCCCCCGGAGCCGCGGGGCGCGGAGGGCGAGGGCGGGGGGCGGCCCAAGGGGGCCCGGCGGGCCGTGCCCCGGGGCGGGGGGCAGGCGGCGTGCCGCTGCCCCAACTGCCAGGAGGCCGAGCGGGGCGGCCCCTGCCCCGAGGGGGCCAAGCGCAAGCACCTGCACAACTGCCACATCCCGGGCTGCGGCAAGGCCTACGCCAAGACCTCGCACCTGAAAGCCCACCTGCGCTGGCACAGCGGCGACCGGCCCTTCGTGTGCAACTGGCTCTTCTGCGGCAAGCGCTTCACCCGCTCCGACGAGCTGCAGCGGCACCTCCAGACCCACACGGGCGCCAAGAAATTCTCCTGCCCCGTCTGCGGCCGCGTCTTCATGCGCAGCGACCACCTGGGCAAGCACATGAAGACGCACGACGGGGGCAAGGACGGGCCCGAGCCCGAGGGCAAAGGCGCCGGGGACGCGGCGGCCGCCAAGGGAGGCAAGAGGGAGCCGGAGGGGGGCACGGCCGCCCCCACAAACTGA
- the LRRC46 gene encoding leucine-rich repeat-containing protein 46 isoform X1, whose amino-acid sequence MAEQGDALCGAPEEPSPGVTLSDGLIMAHTRSTGPLPTGTVRLDRENISCIGKTRGQERIHSLYLQQNQIEKMENLECFPNLRFLCLAGNRIQRVQNLQGLSQLSLLDLSHNLIQVLDTGGSRDPSRAVLDPIPTLLPQFPRLWGCSAALGGVWGAGILAPSSAPPCFPCSILAEELPRSLRILDLAGNQCTQQEGYRDGVLAALPQLLQLDSQPVQGSAAEEEEGGGSCSSEEEEEEEEEEEELLPVLRAPFTVDRGAGGHRTRGRVPGPAVPRSLQLPSLRAGFLGDVRRELAGRARLRRTLSLEEHRARLQELRERRALLLGPGQGGTARPCAQPCPQGHPGPPPPPLPASSGSSQPPGEALQMETRASGAENGQLSQIP is encoded by the exons ATGGCTGAGCAAGGGGACGCCCTTTGTGGGG CTCCCGAGGAGCCGTCCCCAGGAGTGACCCTCAGTGACGGCCTCATCATGGCCCACACCCG CTCCACGGGGCCGCTGCCCACTGGCACCGTCCGCTTGGACCGGGAGAACATCTCCTGCATCGGGAAAACCCGGGGGCAGGAAAGGATCCACAGCCTCTACCTGCAGCAG aacCAAATTGAGAAGATGGAGAATCTGGAGTGTTTTCCCAACCTGAG gttcctgtgcctggctgggaaCCGCATCCAGAGGGTGCAGAACCTgcaggggctgtcccagctgagCCTCCTGGACCTGTCCCACAACCTGATCCAGGTGCTGGAcacaggtgggagcagggacccctccagggctgtcctcgatcccattcccaccctcctgcctcagtttccccggCTGTGGGGGTGCAGTGCTgctttggggggggtttggggagcagggattttggctcccagctcagcccccccATGCTTTCCCTGTTCCAtcctggcagaggagctgccccGCAGCCTCCGGATCCTGGACCTGGCCGGGAACCAGTGCACCCAGCAGGAGGGATAcag GGATGGGgtgctggcagcgctgccccagctcctgcagctggattCCCAGCCCGTGCAGGGAAGCGCGgccgaggaggaggaaggaggaggctcctgcagcagcgaggaggaggaggaggaggaggaggaggaggaggagctgctcccggTGCTCCGGGCTCCCTTCACGGTGGACAGAGGTGCGGGGGGGCACAGGACACGCGGCCGGGTCCCGGGGCCGGCAGTGCcgcgctctctgcagctgccgTCGCTCCGGGCAGGTTTCCTCGGGGACGTGCGCCGGGAGctggcggggcgggcgcggctgCGGCGCACCCTGAGCCTGGAGGAGCACCGGGCCCGGCTGCAGGAGCTGCGGGAGCGCCGGGCGCTGCTGCTGGGCCCGGGGCAGGGCGGCACGGCCCGACCgtgtgcccagccctgtccccaggggcacCCGGGGCCACCGCCGCCACCTCTGCCGGCATCCAGCGGGTCCAGCCAGCCCCCAGGCGAGGCCCTGCAGATGGAGACCCGTGCCAGCGGAGCAGAGAATGGGCAGTTATCCCAAATACCCTGA